A window of the Hordeum vulgare subsp. vulgare chromosome 5H, MorexV3_pseudomolecules_assembly, whole genome shotgun sequence genome harbors these coding sequences:
- the LOC123399712 gene encoding uncharacterized protein LOC123399712 produces the protein MADAGRNQRRRGRAPGAAFAVAAEDDGEEHQLNPFLSDAAPSSSRVQFRNVASRARWVEEAGAAEVLDNKGKLWLTTGITRGGKLYYNVEEIGFLAERGALVLLDDKDVTVGMEEIYRKIAGGSYGCSWLTFQAYKHLKLLGYIVGRYGVPWTIKHSRSGEVTDSPESMDNTNLSFGRADAARNDITKLLKGIHIDRMYPSFEVRLPNSKFKKSSPGAPSFLVCLLRDKPPSRDELETVENKFGGIPLKFCQVDNGRISFLSLGRVTLPTLP, from the exons ATGGCCGACGCGGGGCGCAACCAGCGCCGAAGGGGACGCGCTCCCGGGGCAGCTTTCGCCGTTGCCGCGGAAGACGACGGGGAGGAGCACCAGCTCAACCCTTTCCTCTCGGACGCGGCGCCCTCGTCCTCGAGAGTCCAGTTCAG GAATGTGGCGTCGCGGGCACGATGGGTGGAGGAGGCTGGTGCGGCGGAGGTGTTGGACAACAAGGGGAAGCTTTGGCTGACCACCGGCATCACACGGGGTGGCAAGCTGTACTACAATGTCGAGGAGATCGG GTTCTTGGCAGAAAGAGGGGCGTTGGTTCTTCTCGATGACAAGGATGTAACTGTAGGAATGGAGGAAATCTATCGAAAGATTGCAGGGGGGAGTTATGGGTGCTCCTGGCTTACCTTCCAAGCTTACAAGCACTTGAAGTTGCTTGGCTACATTGTTGGGCGATATGGTGTTCCCTGGACTATTAAGCATAGCCGTTCTGGTGAAGTTACTGATTCCCCTGAGAGTATGGATAACACAAACTTGAGCTTTGGTAGAGCCGATGCTGCCCGCAATGACATCACCAAATTGCTCAAAGGAATACACATAGACAGGATGTACCCATCCTTCGAAGTGCGTCTACCAAATAGCAAATTTAAGAAGTCATCCCCAGGAGCCCCTAGCTTCCTTGTATGCCTTTTAAG AGACAAGCCACCCTCAAGGGATGAACTGGAAACCGTGGAGAACAAGTTTGGTGGCATTCCTCTTAAATTCTGCCAAGTTgataatggacgtatcagctttCTCTCCTTGGGCAGAGTTACACTTCCTACTTTGCCCTGA
- the LOC123396012 gene encoding 2-oxoglutarate-dependent dioxygenase 11-like: MVHADQEKLVQVVAADVGLVAPPSRYVLREENRPTTVAKQAKLVIPIVDVSRLAMPDDVEESAKLRSALQSWGLFVVTGHGMPTELLDEILEATRKFFHLPPEEKQKCGNVIDGVSFQNEGYGIDRIDSDEQVLDWCDRLWLQLQPEDERRLQFWPQHLRELLHEYTLESGRVTMDVLKAMAKLLNQEEGFFIDMVGERFKSYSRFTYYPPCPRPDLVNGLKPHTDNSVITLLLMDKDVGGLQVLKDGNWVDVPVLGHDLLVVVGEGMEIVSNAIFKAPWHRVVTSADKERMSLAMFYQPEPERIIGPPGALVHEKRPPMFKKCLVQTLADGYWDAFAVGDRTVDFLNVRINAEADAELEARAVVANN, translated from the exons ATGGTTCATGCGGATCAGGAGAAGCTGGTGCAGGTGGTGGCCGCCGACGTTGGGCTTGTGGCGCCGCCGAGCAGGTACGTGCTAAGGGAGGAGAACCGGCCGACCACCGTCGCAAAGCAAGCCAAGCTGGTCATCCCCATCGTGGACGTGAGCCGTCTGGCCATGCCCGACGATGTTGAGGAGTCGGCCAAGCTTCGCTCGGCGCTCCAGTCATGGGGCCTCTTCGTGGTGACCGGCCATGGCATGCCAACGGAGCTCCTGGACGAGATCCTCGAGGCAACGAGGAAGTTTTTCCACCTGCCGCCGGAGGAGAAGCAGAAGTGCGGCAACGTGATCGACGGCGTCAGTTTCCAGAACGAAGGGTACGGCATCGACCGCATCGACTCCGACGAGCAGGTCCTCGACTGGTGCGACCGGCTCTGGCTCCAGCTCCAGCCGGAGGACGAGAGGCGGCTCCAGTTCTGGCCACAGCATCTAAG GGAGCTCCTGCACGAGTACACCCTGGAGAGTGGGAGGGTGACCATGGATGTGCTGAAGGCCATGGCAAAGCTTCTGAACCaggaggagggcttcttcatcgacatGGTGGGTGAGAGGTTCAAGTCATACTCGAGGTTCACCTACTATCCTCCCTGCCCACGCCCGGACCTCGTGAACGGGCTCAAGCCGCACACCGACAACTCCGTCATCACACTCCTCCTCATGGACAAGGACGTCGGCGGCCTCCAGGTGCTCAAGGACGGCAACTGGGTTGATGTCCCCGTGCTCGGCCATGACCTGCTCGTCGTCGTCGGCGAGGGCATGGAG ATCGTCAGCAATGCAATCTTCAAGGCGCCGTGGCACCGCGTGGTGACGAGCGCCGACAAGGAGAGGATGTCACTGGCGATGTTCTACCAGCCGGAGCCGGAGAGGATTATAGGGCCGCCGGGGGCACTGGTCCACGAGAAGCGCCCGCCGATGTTCAAGAAGTGCTTGGTCCAGACCTTGGCCGATGGATACTGGGATGCATTTGCAGTGGGCGATCGCACCGTCGACTTCCTCAATGTCAGGATCAACGCGGAGGCCGACGCCGAACTTGAGGCGCGCGCAGTGGTTGCAAACAACTGA
- the LOC123399717 gene encoding uncharacterized protein LOC123399717, which yields MAATKPGATAMVQHPEGSKEEGEEHRMRAALRHLQAEAGVLERLVYKHRNQHRGAAYFQYLIKVRRDLKLLLSANLAEVINAVFPVITYRKPANTILVPNRQGKRKPGANHSHYKRLLGIARLLSQMAEPVMKGAVQISFLLARSFFIELCTAVLALLARVRVLTQQMLLDVVSVYNKVTDLTDKKQAVKISIDKVQAFREYYPSSNDPSTILECVWVIDKFVLHEKIKDSSQKTRDEDLKSCTPDSSIQYETLGLVSEEMENPDGANIPAKQQNASLADQSDEATHCGDAGDPHSGRQAPKDQKTPGSLIGTPGAAPAPHRDVKPDMRKRVAFIAVGKTKVTVTPPETSSSVVAKKQRVDMIPQSTADPAL from the exons ATGGCAGCTACAAAGCCGGGGGCGACCGCCATGGTGCAGCATCCGGAGGGttcgaaggaggagggggaggagcatCGGATGCGGGCGGCGCTGCGCCACCTGCAGGCGGAGGCCGGAGTGCTCGAGCGCCTCGTCTACAAGCACCGGAACCAGCACCGCGGTGCCGCCTACTTCCAGTACCTCATCAAG GTGCGGAGGGATCTGAAGCTGCTGCTCAGTGCCAATCTCGCGGAGGTGATCAACGCGGTGTTCCCTGTCATCACTTATCGTAAGCCGGCCAACACTATTCTTGTTCCGAACAG GCAGGGTAAGAGGAAGCCTGGTGCAAATCATAGCCACTATAAGAGACTTTTGGGGATTGCCCGTTTGCTGTCCCAG ATGGCTGAACCTGTTATGAAGGGAGCAGT TCAGATCAGCTTTTTACTTGCTAGATCttttttcattgaactttgcactGCTGTGCTTGCTTTGCTTGCACGAGTGAGAGTCCTGACCCAACAG ATGTTACTTGATGTTGTATCagtctacaacaaggttactgatCTTACAGATAAAAAGCAGGCTGTTAAGATCAGTATTGATAAAGTGCAG GCTTTCAGAGAGTACTACCCCTCGAGCAATGATCCCAGTACTATCCTGGAGTGTGTATGGGTGATAGATAAATTTGTTTTGCATGAAAAGATCAAAGATAGCAGTCAGAAAACCAGAGATGAGGATCTGAAGTCGTGCACCCCAGATTCATCAATCCAGTATGAGACCCTTGGACTTGTTAGTGAAG AGATGGAAAACCCTGATGGAGCAAACATCCCAGCCAAACAACAGAATGCTTCTCTGGCTGACCAATCAGATGAAGCCACCCATTGCGGCGATGCTGGAGATCCTCACAGTGGGAGGCAAGCACCAAAAGATCAAAAGACCCCAGGCTCTCTTATTGGCACACCTGGTGCTGCGCCGGCTCCACACAGAGATGTCAAGCCTGATATGAGGAAGAGAGTGGCATTCATCGCAGTGGGGAAAACAAAAGTCACCGTGACACCGCCTGAAACATCATCATCCGTAGTTGCCAAGAAGCAAAGAGTGGACATGATTCCACAGAGCACCGCAGATCCTGCGTTGTAA